A stretch of Clostridia bacterium DNA encodes these proteins:
- a CDS encoding redoxin domain-containing protein, whose protein sequence is MPKEFKAGCERPKSSVVATANTEEQVLPLEVKKEAQSMIKVGKPAPDFSAPAFYQGKFVNVELSEYKGKWVLLCFYPGDFTFV, encoded by the coding sequence ATGCCAAAGGAATTTAAAGCAGGGTGTGAGCGACCGAAAAGTAGTGTTGTGGCTACGGCGAACACCGAGGAACAAGTATTGCCATTGGAAGTCAAAAAGGAGGCACAGTCTATGATTAAGGTAGGTAAACCGGCTCCGGATTTTTCCGCTCCGGCGTTTTATCAAGGTAAATTTGTCAATGTAGAACTTTCGGAATACAAAGGTAAATGGGTGTTGCTCTGCTTCTATCCTGGGGATTTTACTTTTGTCTGA